The genomic DNA GGCAAAAGAAACAGCGGCATCCAAAGTAGCTGAAGCAGCGGCAGTCGTGGAGGAAAAAGCAGCAGCGATGACAGCATCTGCAACACCTGAAGCCCCGGCAGCCTATGCAAAATGTACAGGGTGTCATGGTGCAAACGGTAAGACCAAAGCCCTGGGTAAATCAGCGATCATAGCCGGTCAAGACAAAGAGGCACTGATCACTTCTCTCAAAGAGTATAAAGCCGGTACCAAAAATGTAGCGGGTATGGGTTCACTTATGAAGGGTCAAGTAGCAACGATGTCTGATGAAGAGATCGAAGCAGTAGCGGAGTATCTTTCACAAATCAAATAGCTTATAGAGGGTAAGTCCCTCTTTGCCATTAAAAGGTAAAAAAGTCTTCCTTTTGTGAAGCGGTCAATTCCCAATTGATCGGTAGTATCTTCACCATTCTGCCTTTTTCAAGCACCGAGATCTCCGGTGTGGTAATAAGCATGGCATTGGCTTGTTCCAAGGGGGAGATCATTCCTGGAAGCTGTTTTGTGAACGGCATAAATGTCTCTCCGTCAAAGATACCTAGACGTACGGTATGTTTACCTGCCCTTAGTGTGAAGTCTTCTCTCATTTGTGTGGATATCGTATGGTGATAATGGGCCTTCATACCTGACATTTTACGTATGGCAGCACGTACGAACATCTCATAATTTACCATCGATGCAAGTGGGTTCCCGGGCAGATTGATCACAACAGTCTCTCCTATGGTCCCAAACGCAGTTGGTTTCCCCGGTTTGATATCTACTTTGTCAAAGTGCAGTGTCATACCCAGGTTTGTAAAAGCTTCTTTGGTAAAGTCTCTGTCCCCCATACTGATACCGCCGGATGTGATAATGATATCCGCGTTCAATGCAGACTTGATAGCAGAGGTCAAAGACTCTAACGTGTCACCAGAACTTCCTATGTATTCTACTTCGCATCCCAGTTCTTTGGCACGTGCCAGGAACATAGGCGTATTTGAGTTGTAGAGTTGGTGTGGAGCTATTTTTTCGTAGTGTGGACGTAGTTCATCTCCTGTACCAAATACCGCCACTTTGATCTTGCGTGTTACACGCAGATGGGTCACTCCCTGGCTGGCAAGCAATGCGATGCTGTATGCCGTGACCTTCTCTCCCTTATGTAAGTAGACAGAACCACTCTTAATATCTTCACCCGCACGTCTGATATGACCATCTTTTTTGATCTCTTCTGGTAGGGTGACCTGTGTGCCAATGACCGTGGTATTCTCTATGGGGATGATAGCTTCACAACCATCTGGGATCGGTGCACCCGTCATGATCTTGATGGCCTTTGTAGGCTGAAGTGTCATTTGGGGGTCATCACCGGCATAGATCACATCTGTACACTCCACAGTACTGTTCGCATCGGCACATTTCACGGCATAGCCATCCATGGCAGAGTTGTCAAAACGCGGGAGATCAAATGTAGCGATGGAGTCTTCACTCATCACACGTCCTAATGCCATCTCTATAGGTATGACCTCAGAGTTTACCACAGGGGTATTTTTATCAATAATATCAAGTGCTTGGGTGATGGAAACCGGCATATTGAACCTTTAGAATTAAGTTAGGTTGATTATAACTAAATAGGGTATAATCCACTTTTAAACAAATAAAAATTACAGGAAATTCATATGGTTGAAGAGATGTTAGCCGCACATAGTATTTTAGTGAAAGTCTTTTTGGGCTTTTTGGTTGGAGGATTATTGATTCCGATGATGACAGCAAACAATCCATTGGGATTCAGAAAAGCAAGTTTTATCTATACGATGATCTTTCAGGCACTGGCTACCATGATAGCATTTGCTGGTATCGTGGCTGTGTTTACAGGTGATCTGGGTTGGTCGGTAACGACGATCATCATGGTCGTGGTCTGGGCGGTATTGATGTATATAGAGATCAAGAAGTATAAGCTGATCAAAATAGCCAATCTAGACAATGCTGAGGCGCACAAGTTGCTCAAAGGTGCATTTTTGAAAATATCTTTCGTGCAGATCCTACTGGTGGTTGTGATGATCGTACTGATGGTCCTTAAAGCCAAAGGTGTGATAGCACTGTAAACATGTTATATCTTTATCAGAAAGAGGCAGGTCAGCCTCAGCTTACCCTGCTTGGAGACGAGCATCGTTACATTTTTAAAGTACGAAGACATAAAGTAGAGGATACCTTGTATCTTCGTAACCTTGAAGATGGACTACTGCATCGTTATCTGATCACTTACATGGATAAACGTTCCGTGATACTTGAACTGCAAGAGAGTCAAACACTTGAGATCAAAGCAAAAGTATCACTGCATATAGGCTGGTGTGTGATCGACCCTAAAAATATAGAAAAAGTGCTTCCGTCGTTGAATGAAATGGGTGTAGAAAAGATCACTTTTATCTACTGTAAACGTTCTCAAAAAAGTTTTAAAGTCGATTTTAAACGACTGGAAAAAATACTTTTCAACTCTTCTCAGCAGTCAGGAAGATCCGAATTGATGCAGTTGGAAATGGCGGATGACCTGGAGACGTTTTTAGAGAAAAATCCTCATAGCAAGATGTTGAACTTTTCAGAGAATCATTGTGTTTCAAATGAAGGTATCGATACGATAGTCATTGGGTGTGAAGGGGGCTTTCATGAAGAGGAAGTCGCACTGTTCAAAAAGAGTGATATTGTAGGTTTTGACACCCCGCTTGTATTAAAAAGTGAGAGTGCGGCATGTGCAGTTGCGGCGAAAGTGCTGTTGTAGATTTTTAGCACTTGGCTTGTATCATGTTGAAACATTTTGGCATATTATGTTTTGATTAATACTTCTTGGATATACTCATCATTCTATTTTTTAGATTCGCTCATCTGGGTTTCGATCCTATGAGTAGATGAGACGATATGACAACAAAGGAAATGGTTTGAAGTTACCAAATTTTTTATGGGAATATGGCGAAAAAGTCCCAGGATATGATGTTGGCGTGATCAATGAACGAGAGGCACGGGCTGGTGCAGGTATACTCGGTATGTTGGGAATGATCGTTATTTTTGTCGGTATTGGTTTTAACCACACAATAGTGGCAAGGGTCTATCTGGCATTTTTATTTCTTGATTTTACCGTCAGGGTCATAAACCCGAGCTACTCTCCCTCTTTGCTTGTGGGAAAATTTTTTGTACAAAATCAAAAACCGGAATATGTGAGTGCATTACAAAAACGTTTTGCATGGACGATGGGATGGTTTATCGCCCTTCCTATGGTATGGTGGTTTGTGATACACTGGGACATCTCTTTTTACAAAGTATTGATCTGTGTACTTTGTCTTCTTTTTACATTTTTGGAGAGTGCTTTTTCGATCTGTGTAGGGTGTAAATTCTATAAAATTTTTACCAAACTAGATCCGGTACATTGTCCCGGAGGTGTGTGTGAAGTACGAGCAAAAGAGCCGATACAGATGTTCAACCCTGTTCAAAAAGTGATCACTGCTTTAACGATGATCGGACTTGTTGCGGGAACCTATCTTTTCATAGCGAATTCAGAGCCTCAAACCTTCTTTGGTGAATTCCTGCATGAAGCGGTATTGACCGATGCACAGTTGCAGCAGGAGAAAGATGAAGCGTATGAAAGAGAAGCCGCTGCTGCTTTTGCAGATGATGATGAGGATTGGTAGAGGCTTGTATGCTCCTGATGGGCAGAGAGGCGTTTTATAATTTTTTAAAACTATTTGGGTATAATTTCGCCCTATATTGTCTCGCCTGAGAGCGTTGCAATGCCCCTTTTTTCTGAAAAAGGAAGAGTCATCGGCTAGAGCAGGTTAGTTGCCTGACACACAAAATAAACTAAAAGGTTAGAAAATGAGAAAAGAAATTCACCCAGATTATGTTGAGTGTAAAGTTACATGTGCTTGTGGTAACACATTTCAAACAAAAACAAATAAAGAAGCGTTAAGTATTGATATTTGTAACGAATGTCACCCATTCTTTACAGGTTCTGAAAAAATTCTTGATGCTGCTGGTAGAGTAGAGAAGTTCAAGAACAAATATAAATTAAGTTAATCTTGATAGCATAGAGAGTATGTTCTCTATGCTTGCAGTCATGCTAAGTTTGCTTTCTCTTTAAGCACTCACTTATACGCTTCATACATTAAAGTATTTACTATGTTAACATTTATTCCCACCCCCATTGGAAACCCCCAAGATATTACGATCAGAGCGATGAAGCTTTTTGAAAAAGCTGAACTCTTTTTATGTGAAGATACACGTCAGACCAAACGACTTTTGCGTCTGCTCGAAGAGCGGTTTGATATGATGTATCCTGATGCATCGTTCTACTCTTTTAATGAACATAATGGAGAAGAGAGACTTGAGGAGTTTGGCAGCATTTTAGGGGACAAAGAAGTAGTATATGTCAGTGATGCGGGTATGCCGATCATCTCTGATCCCGGACAGATCCTTGTTGCTTATGCACAAGAAAACAACATACCCTACGATGTGCTTCCTGGGGCATCTGCAGTGACCACAGCGTATGCAGCAAGCGGTTTTGAAGAGGGAAAATTTCTTTTTTATGCATTTTTACCGCACAAAGGCAAAGAGAGAAGTACCGCACTGAGTGAAGCGATGAGCAATGGCTACAACACCGTATTGTATGAAGCCCCTCACCGTCTGGAAAAACTTTTAAATGAGATCGTGATACTCGATGAGGATAGAGAACTTTTTCTGGCAAAAGAGATCAGTAAAAAATATCAAAGATACTATCGAGGTACAGCTAAATCACTCAATGAAGAATTCAAAGAGTTGAACATACGCGGTGAATGGGTAGTGATCATCAAAGCCCAAAAAAGTATAGAAAAAAGTCTTAGTTTTACCGAAGTCTTAAGTTTGGACCTACCCCCAAAACCTAAAGCGAAACTGCTTGCACAGCTTAGTGATAAAAGTGTCAAAGAGTGGTATAGTGAACTCACACAAACTACTTAACACTGTAAAAGCAAAAAAAAGGTAAAATCACTCAATTAGTAACTAGGATAAAAAGGTTATCATTTTTATGATTATATATGGAAAACAAGTCTGTTTGCATGCTCTGGAGCAGCATTCGGAGAAAATAAAAACTGTCTATGTTGCTAAGAAGGGAATACTTCCTAAAGAGCTGTTCCATAAATACCATAATAGTATTAAGTTTTTAGAAGAGAAGTGGGCCCAATCTATGAGTAAGGGCGGAAATCACCAGGGAATACTGGTTGAGATGGAAGCATTTGAACAAAGCACTCTGACAGAGATCAAAAAAAATGATTTTATTGTTGTACTGGATGGTTTAACAGATGTGGGGAATATAGGGGCCATTGTAAGGTCTGCTTATGCACTCGGTGCGGATGCTGTAATTTCGGCAGGGGTCAAGCAGCTTAATTTTGCTGCCATTGCACGTACAAGTTCCGGTGCTATGCTGGATATGCCCTTTATGATCTCAGCAAATATTTTAGATACATTTAATGAACTTCAGCAACTTGGATTTACTTTCTATGGTGCCTCGATGGATGGAGAAAATGTACAAGAGATGACATTTGACACCAAACGTGTACTTGTGTTGGGGAGTGAAGGCAAAGGACTTTCCAAGAAGGTCATAGCTAAACTGGATCATAGGGTATCGATAGAGATGAAACATGCATTTGACTCATTGAATGTGAGTGCAGCCGCAGCGATTTTAATACATAGGATGGGTTATGCAATTAAATGAGATACTTGAAGAAAATACGATAAAAAGTATCAGTCAAAAGACAAAGATATCTGAAGAGAATCTTGAAAATCTTTTGGCTGCAAATTTTGATGCAATAAAAAAGATCAAAGCCTTAGGTTTTATCTCTATTCTAGAACGAGAGTATAAAGCAGATCTAAGTCAGTTAAAAGAAGAAGCATTGGCCTATTACTCGAATGAAAAAGAAGAGAAAGGTTTTACTGTAGTGCATCCTATGGATGAAGAGAAAAAAGGGAAATCAAAATTGTTTTTATTTCTTGTCTTGGCTCTTTTGGCGTATGCTTCTTGGTATTTTTTTACACAGTTCGATAAAAACCATTTGAGTGGGCTCATCCCCTTTATCGATGAACAAAAGATAGAAAATACTGTCATGGATAATGAAGAAAATAAAGAAGAGATGAGCATAGAAGATCTCAGTATTGCCAATGTGGTTGTCAGCAATATGGATACAAACAGAGTAGTAGAAGAAACAGTAGAAGATGTTGTTCCTAAAGAGCATATAGAGAGTGGTAAAGCCATGGTGGAAGAAGGAAATGTTTCGACTGAACCTGTAAGCCAATTTTAGTACTGTCTGGATGGGACTAATGATAAAAATGAAAAAAAATGTAAAGTGAGTAAAGCATGTTTGATGAAATTCAATTTGAAAAAATAAACCGGTTGCCAAAGTATCTTTTTGCAGAGATCAATGAGATTAAAATGGACCTCAGAAGAAAAGGGGTGGATATCATAGATTTTTCTATGGGAAACCCTGATGCTTCTACGCCACAACCTATCATCGATAAACTATGTGAAACGGCTCAAAAACCAAAAACACATGGGTATAGTGCAAGTAAAGGGATTTATAAACTTCGTTTGGCAATGAGCAAGTGGTATAAGCGTAAGTACAATGCAGATCTCGACCCTGATACAGAGATCGTTGCCACAATGGGGAGTAAAGAAGGATATGTGCATCTTGTACAAGCGATTTCCAACCCGGGTGATGTTGCTATTGTCCCAGACCCTACTTATCCTATTCACTCTCAGGCATTTATTTTGGCTGGAGCCAATGTTGAGAAGATGCAGCTTATTTTTGATGAAAACACATTTGAGGTAGATGAAGACAGATTTTTGGCAGATGTAGAAGAGTCACTGGACAATTCCGTACCTCAGGCAAAATTCTTGGTGGTGAACTTCCCACACAATCCAACGACAGCGACAGTGACACCACAGTTTTACGAGAGACTGGTTGCACTGGCGAAAAGGAAACGTTTTTATATTATTTCAGATATTGCGTATGCAGATATCACATTTGATGGATACACGACACCATCGATTATGAGTGTGGAGGGTGCAAAAGATGTGGCTGTTGAGTCGTATACACTTTCAAAGTCTTATAATATGGCAGGTTGGAGAGTAGGTTTCATCGTAGGAAATAAAAAGCTTATAGGGGCACTCCAGAGTATCAAATCATGGTTAGATTATGGAATGTTCACCCCGATCCAAGTGGCTGCGACAGTAGCACTCGATGAGCATGGATATATCCCTGATGAGCAGATCATTCCTCGTTATGAGAAAAGACGTGATGTGATGATAGAAGCATTTACCAATGCAGGCTGGCCATTGGCAAAACCAAGTGCATCCATGTTCATCTGGGGTAAGATACCTGAAGTAGCAAGAGAGATGGGTTCTTTAGAGTTTTCAAAACAACTTCTTCTTCATGCAGGAGTTGCTGTAAGTCCTGGTATAGGATTTGGTAAATACGGGGATGAATATGTACGTATCGCACTGATAGAAAATGAAAACCGTATCCGTCAAGCTGCGAGAAATATCAAGAAGTTCCTCAAAGAACTGGAAGAGGCGAAAAAGAATGGTTAAAGTAGGAATCTTAGGTGTAGGTACTGTCGGTGCAAGTGTTGCAAGGATACTTGAAGAGAACGGTGACATCATCGAAGCCAGAGCCGGAGAAAAGATCGTTGTAAAATCGGGTGTGGTGAAAAATCTTTCGAAAGATAGAGGGGTAAGCATTACACTAAGTGATAATCCATATGATGTGGTTGATGATCCAGAGATCGACATCGTGATAGAGTTGATGGGCGGTGTGGATGAGCCTTACAGACTCGTTAAAAAAGCGCTTGAGAACGGTAAAGCCGTTGTGACTGCGAATAAAGCACTGCTTGCGTACCATCGTTATGAACTGCAAGAGATAGCCGGTGACATCCCTTTGATGTATGAAGCAAGTACCGCTGGTGGTATACCTATCATCGGGGCATTGCGTAACGGGCTTTCAGCAAACCATATAGAGTCTATTCAGGGGATCATGAACGGTACATGTAACTATATGCTTACCAAAATGATCAATGAAGGTGCACAGTATGATGAGATCCTGAAAGAGTCTCAAGAACTGGGGTATGCAGAGGCTGATCCTACGTTTGATGTGGGTGGGTTTGATGCTTCGCACAAACTGCTCATTTTGGCAAGTATCGCCTATGGGTTGGATGCAAAACCTGAAGATATCCTCATTGAAGGTATAGAGAATATCACGCAAACAGATGTCTCTTTTGCAAAAGAGTTCGGTTATGAGATCAAGCTGCTTGGTATCGCCAAAAAAGTGGGTCAGGGGGTAGAGCTTAGAGTGCATGCAACCATGATACCGCAAGAGTCTATGATCGCCAAAGTGGACGGTGTGATGAATGCAGTCACTGTGGTAGGTGACCGTGTAGGTGAAACCATGTACTACGGACCTGGTGCTGGCGGTGATGCTACTGCTTCTGCAGTCATAGCAGATATTGTTGATATCGTACGTGGTAACCAGGGGCCTATGCTCGGATATAAAAAAGGTTTAGAGAGTGGGCTTAAGCTTCTGCCTAAAGAGGATATTGTGACCCAGTACTACCTAAGACTGGAAGTGGATGACAAAAGTGGTGTGCTTGCAGCGATCACTTCAACGCTTGGAAAATTTGATATTTCTATAGAAGCAATGCTTCAAAAGCCTACTAAAAATGATGAGATAGCCAAACTGCTTTTTACAACACATACCTGCAGAGAGAGTAAAATGCAAGATGCCATGATCGCTTTAGAAAAACTGGATGTGGTACATGGTAAGATCGCTATGATGAGGATCGAGAAGTAAAGGAGCTGCGATGGCAAAAGACCACTATTTTGATATATCAGCAAAACTGGACATGATGGAGCTAAAGAATGCGGTCGTCATGGCCCAAAAAGAGGTGGCTACACGTTTTGATTTTAAAGGATTGGTAGCCGAGATCAACCTCAATGAAGCGGGTAAGACCTTGAGTCTCAGCTCTTCTACAGACTCCAAGATAGATGCACTCAAAGATATACTGATCTCCAAACTGATCAAAAGAGGTATCGCAGGAAAGTCACTTGAAGAGGTGAAAACTGAAGGCATATCCGGCGGTAATACAAAAGTGATCTACCGTATCGTTGACACGATCGATAAAGATGAAGCCAAAAAGATCGTTAAAGCGATCAAAGATATGAAGATAAAGGTCACACCATCTATACAGGGTGATGAAGTACGTGTATCGGGGAAGAAGATAGATGATCTTCAGGCTGTAATTTCTGAAGTGAAAAAGCTTGAGCTTAAAGCACCGTTGGTGTTTGGGAATTTTAAATAATAGTTTAACGTTTTGTTAATTTTATATGATTGCCTCTTTGCTTGATCGAGGCATTGTTTCTCTCTTCATTTTTTTAGAACAAACGAAGCAAAAAATCGTCGTGGCTCTCGAATCGCTTCGCTTACGAGGGCGTTCGCCACGACATTATTGATTGGAAGAACTGTTCTTATGAACAGTGCCCTCCACCACAGCATCCACCTGAAGCAGCTGCTTGAGGTACTTTCATAGTGATGCTAAAGTTATCACCACTTTCTCTAAGTTCAAATCCATGTTTACCACAGAACTTTTCATTCATATGGCTTACCATATCTTGTGCTTTCATCATCGCATCATCTTTGTTATCAAACGTAACATTGTTTTCTAATTCACTTCTTCTGAAGCATCCACATTCTTGGGCTATATTTATAGTTGACATAGTCATCCTTTGGTTTTAATTTTTCGTGATAATAACAGAGTAAGATTAATACAAACTTTAATTTTAGGATAAATAAGAGAATTTTACTCTTATTTATCTTTATAGGGCTCAATTAAGTATAGAAAACTATGCCATTATCTGCTTATTTTTTATTTTTTTGATGTTTACAAGCATGAGCAGTGAGGTAATGAGAGCCACAACGAAAAGAGCGACAAAGACATACAAGGTACCCGTATAACTCCCCGTTGTGTCTTTGACATAGGCGATGATGATAGGACCTACAAGACCGGCTAACGCCCAGGCAGTAAGAATATACCCATGAATAGCACCAAGCTCTTTCGTACCGAATATATCACCGATGTAGGCAGGAACAGAAGCAAATGCACCGCCGTAACAGGTCATGATATAGTAAAGGAGGATCTGGAAGAGCAGTATACTTGTCACGGTAGTAAGCATATAAAATGCAATGATCTGCGTGATAAAGAAAAGGATAAAGACGACAGGTCTTGTCAAGTAATCCGAGATACTTGCCCATGCAATTCTACCTGCACCGTTGAATATACCCATAAGTCCTACGGCTGAGGCGGCAGCCAAAGCAGAGATACCTATGACTTCCTGTAAGAGCGGAGAAGCGACAGAGATGATCGCGATACCGCAGGTCACATTGATGAAAAGCATGATCCAAAGTCCGTAAAATCTGGCAGTTTTGACGGCTTCATCACGTGTAATGTTTACCAGGTCCTCTTTGAGCTTCTTTTTCCCTGCATTGATGGCAGCAGTGAAATGTGCAGGCATATATCCTTCTGGAGGATTGGCAAGATATTGTGCTG from Sulfurovum xiamenensis includes the following:
- a CDS encoding c-type cytochrome, with the translated sequence MKNSTLLSLVAAAVLFTACGEETQKVAAEVNTTKVAEAVKKDTINAVESAKSKITEVAEAAKVEVKEMADIAAEKAEVAKETAASKVAEAAAVVEEKAAAMTASATPEAPAAYAKCTGCHGANGKTKALGKSAIIAGQDKEALITSLKEYKAGTKNVAGMGSLMKGQVATMSDEEIEAVAEYLSQIK
- a CDS encoding molybdopterin molybdotransferase MoeA codes for the protein MPVSITQALDIIDKNTPVVNSEVIPIEMALGRVMSEDSIATFDLPRFDNSAMDGYAVKCADANSTVECTDVIYAGDDPQMTLQPTKAIKIMTGAPIPDGCEAIIPIENTTVIGTQVTLPEEIKKDGHIRRAGEDIKSGSVYLHKGEKVTAYSIALLASQGVTHLRVTRKIKVAVFGTGDELRPHYEKIAPHQLYNSNTPMFLARAKELGCEVEYIGSSGDTLESLTSAIKSALNADIIITSGGISMGDRDFTKEAFTNLGMTLHFDKVDIKPGKPTAFGTIGETVVINLPGNPLASMVNYEMFVRAAIRKMSGMKAHYHHTISTQMREDFTLRAGKHTVRLGIFDGETFMPFTKQLPGMISPLEQANAMLITTPEISVLEKGRMVKILPINWELTASQKEDFFTF
- a CDS encoding 16S rRNA (uracil(1498)-N(3))-methyltransferase: MLYLYQKEAGQPQLTLLGDEHRYIFKVRRHKVEDTLYLRNLEDGLLHRYLITYMDKRSVILELQESQTLEIKAKVSLHIGWCVIDPKNIEKVLPSLNEMGVEKITFIYCKRSQKSFKVDFKRLEKILFNSSQQSGRSELMQLEMADDLETFLEKNPHSKMLNFSENHCVSNEGIDTIVIGCEGGFHEEEVALFKKSDIVGFDTPLVLKSESAACAVAAKVLL
- a CDS encoding DUF4395 domain-containing protein, with the protein product MKLPNFLWEYGEKVPGYDVGVINEREARAGAGILGMLGMIVIFVGIGFNHTIVARVYLAFLFLDFTVRVINPSYSPSLLVGKFFVQNQKPEYVSALQKRFAWTMGWFIALPMVWWFVIHWDISFYKVLICVLCLLFTFLESAFSICVGCKFYKIFTKLDPVHCPGGVCEVRAKEPIQMFNPVQKVITALTMIGLVAGTYLFIANSEPQTFFGEFLHEAVLTDAQLQQEKDEAYEREAAAAFADDDEDW
- the rpmE gene encoding 50S ribosomal protein L31, whose product is MRKEIHPDYVECKVTCACGNTFQTKTNKEALSIDICNECHPFFTGSEKILDAAGRVEKFKNKYKLS
- the rsmI gene encoding 16S rRNA (cytidine(1402)-2'-O)-methyltransferase, which gives rise to MLTFIPTPIGNPQDITIRAMKLFEKAELFLCEDTRQTKRLLRLLEERFDMMYPDASFYSFNEHNGEERLEEFGSILGDKEVVYVSDAGMPIISDPGQILVAYAQENNIPYDVLPGASAVTTAYAASGFEEGKFLFYAFLPHKGKERSTALSEAMSNGYNTVLYEAPHRLEKLLNEIVILDEDRELFLAKEISKKYQRYYRGTAKSLNEEFKELNIRGEWVVIIKAQKSIEKSLSFTEVLSLDLPPKPKAKLLAQLSDKSVKEWYSELTQTT
- the rlmB gene encoding 23S rRNA (guanosine(2251)-2'-O)-methyltransferase RlmB is translated as MIIYGKQVCLHALEQHSEKIKTVYVAKKGILPKELFHKYHNSIKFLEEKWAQSMSKGGNHQGILVEMEAFEQSTLTEIKKNDFIVVLDGLTDVGNIGAIVRSAYALGADAVISAGVKQLNFAAIARTSSGAMLDMPFMISANILDTFNELQQLGFTFYGASMDGENVQEMTFDTKRVLVLGSEGKGLSKKVIAKLDHRVSIEMKHAFDSLNVSAAAAILIHRMGYAIK
- a CDS encoding LL-diaminopimelate aminotransferase translates to MFDEIQFEKINRLPKYLFAEINEIKMDLRRKGVDIIDFSMGNPDASTPQPIIDKLCETAQKPKTHGYSASKGIYKLRLAMSKWYKRKYNADLDPDTEIVATMGSKEGYVHLVQAISNPGDVAIVPDPTYPIHSQAFILAGANVEKMQLIFDENTFEVDEDRFLADVEESLDNSVPQAKFLVVNFPHNPTTATVTPQFYERLVALAKRKRFYIISDIAYADITFDGYTTPSIMSVEGAKDVAVESYTLSKSYNMAGWRVGFIVGNKKLIGALQSIKSWLDYGMFTPIQVAATVALDEHGYIPDEQIIPRYEKRRDVMIEAFTNAGWPLAKPSASMFIWGKIPEVAREMGSLEFSKQLLLHAGVAVSPGIGFGKYGDEYVRIALIENENRIRQAARNIKKFLKELEEAKKNG
- a CDS encoding homoserine dehydrogenase, coding for MVKVGILGVGTVGASVARILEENGDIIEARAGEKIVVKSGVVKNLSKDRGVSITLSDNPYDVVDDPEIDIVIELMGGVDEPYRLVKKALENGKAVVTANKALLAYHRYELQEIAGDIPLMYEASTAGGIPIIGALRNGLSANHIESIQGIMNGTCNYMLTKMINEGAQYDEILKESQELGYAEADPTFDVGGFDASHKLLILASIAYGLDAKPEDILIEGIENITQTDVSFAKEFGYEIKLLGIAKKVGQGVELRVHATMIPQESMIAKVDGVMNAVTVVGDRVGETMYYGPGAGGDATASAVIADIVDIVRGNQGPMLGYKKGLESGLKLLPKEDIVTQYYLRLEVDDKSGVLAAITSTLGKFDISIEAMLQKPTKNDEIAKLLFTTHTCRESKMQDAMIALEKLDVVHGKIAMMRIEK
- a CDS encoding YajQ family cyclic di-GMP-binding protein; protein product: MAKDHYFDISAKLDMMELKNAVVMAQKEVATRFDFKGLVAEINLNEAGKTLSLSSSTDSKIDALKDILISKLIKRGIAGKSLEEVKTEGISGGNTKVIYRIVDTIDKDEAKKIVKAIKDMKIKVTPSIQGDEVRVSGKKIDDLQAVISEVKKLELKAPLVFGNFK
- a CDS encoding L-lactate MFS transporter, whose translation is MTTQVKNRWFMALAAMAIHISIGSVYAWSVYVKPIQSTMNWTLTDVTITFSIAIFFLGLSAALMGKFVERKGPRVAATLAAVLFGLGTVGSGLAIHLESKLLLYVTYGILGGAGLGIGYISPVSMLVKWFPDRRGMATGLAIMGFGFASAISGPAIKVLIDSVGVSSTFYILGSIYFIVMFTAAQYLANPPEGYMPAHFTAAINAGKKKLKEDLVNITRDEAVKTARFYGLWIMLFINVTCGIAIISVASPLLQEVIGISALAAASAVGLMGIFNGAGRIAWASISDYLTRPVVFILFFITQIIAFYMLTTVTSILLFQILLYYIMTCYGGAFASVPAYIGDIFGTKELGAIHGYILTAWALAGLVGPIIIAYVKDTTGSYTGTLYVFVALFVVALITSLLMLVNIKKIKNKQIMA